One Streptomyces lincolnensis genomic region harbors:
- a CDS encoding right-handed parallel beta-helix repeat-containing protein, producing the protein MTVTRRLVSRATAAALCALAVVLASIVLTPAQRAFAAGITYYVSASGSDSNAGTSTSTPWRSLSKVNAKTFQPGDTIRFEAGDSWTGQLWPKGSGSDGAPITIDSYGTGAKPKIAGQGTVGDAVRLNNQQYWEIRNLDVSNAVPTGTTDGSKLGDFRGIGVHGDNGQTLHHFVIDSVDVHDVTGEVKWVGGSTADNKPGISFAQGWDRSKNTGGIAFLTGVQDITAPGAPTMLDGITVQNSTIKNTSFNGIVTKQYAGDAPGAVYTGWGKRETASDSKWKPYTNVTFRGNYITQANTPFGCNGIYVTGVKGALVEGNVIDRVGVSGVETNMADSVTVQHNEIMGTHLSSGGADQNALDPDIGTTNQLFQYNYLHDNGDGILLCACNSAVKFGSVVIRYNVITGSKRWNIHMSQQTGSVAHVYNNTFANTDSPTMVTGGVGGKVTFTNNLFVSGQSAPEFRQQSTIIYNNNGYSSNLTTRPSSDVNAVVGAPQFVNAAVTGPYGDENGTRLGTAANFALQSGSVFADAGATITGNGGLDYSGATVPIGNGPEIGALERGAPSIAFTDTFDGLATGALANGTNGWRVISTNNDVSVVGTPSTTDKSVRLTRTVEGGGTDGTNLARLFSTPLQGVVTIDAQVMRNDAQAGWFGLPYLYNASGAPVVSVAFARGEIHAYEGTTDRVIGTYTTGKWYSVKLTVDTVNQHFDLDIDGRRVLNDAAFRTSMPGIAKVAWYSNGGERGAVHVDDVCISRGTGFDQ; encoded by the coding sequence ATGACCGTCACCCGAAGACTTGTGTCACGAGCAACAGCCGCCGCACTGTGCGCGCTGGCAGTCGTGCTCGCGTCGATCGTGCTCACCCCCGCGCAGCGGGCCTTCGCCGCGGGCATCACGTACTACGTGAGTGCGAGCGGCAGCGACAGCAACGCCGGAACCAGCACCAGCACGCCCTGGCGCTCGCTGAGCAAGGTGAACGCGAAGACGTTCCAGCCCGGCGACACCATCCGTTTCGAGGCCGGTGACAGCTGGACCGGTCAGCTGTGGCCGAAGGGGTCGGGCTCCGACGGCGCCCCGATCACCATCGACAGCTACGGGACGGGCGCCAAGCCGAAGATCGCCGGCCAGGGCACGGTCGGTGACGCGGTGCGGCTGAACAACCAGCAGTACTGGGAGATCCGCAACCTCGACGTGTCGAACGCGGTGCCCACAGGCACGACGGACGGTTCGAAGCTCGGTGACTTCCGTGGCATCGGCGTGCACGGTGACAACGGTCAGACCCTGCATCACTTCGTGATCGACTCGGTCGACGTGCACGACGTCACCGGAGAGGTCAAGTGGGTCGGCGGCAGCACCGCCGACAACAAGCCGGGCATCAGCTTCGCGCAGGGCTGGGACCGCTCGAAGAACACCGGCGGCATCGCCTTCCTCACCGGCGTCCAGGACATCACCGCTCCCGGCGCCCCCACGATGCTCGACGGCATCACCGTGCAGAACTCCACCATCAAGAACACCTCGTTCAACGGAATCGTCACGAAGCAGTACGCCGGTGACGCGCCCGGCGCCGTATACACCGGCTGGGGCAAGCGCGAGACGGCCAGCGACTCCAAGTGGAAGCCCTACACCAACGTCACGTTCCGGGGTAACTACATCACGCAGGCGAACACCCCCTTCGGCTGCAACGGCATCTATGTCACCGGCGTCAAGGGCGCACTCGTCGAAGGCAACGTGATCGACCGGGTCGGCGTCTCCGGTGTCGAGACCAACATGGCCGACAGCGTCACCGTCCAGCACAACGAGATCATGGGCACCCACCTCTCGTCGGGCGGCGCCGACCAGAATGCCCTGGACCCCGACATCGGCACCACCAACCAGCTGTTCCAGTACAACTACCTCCACGACAACGGCGACGGCATCCTGCTGTGCGCGTGCAACTCCGCGGTCAAGTTCGGCAGCGTGGTGATCCGCTACAACGTCATCACCGGCAGCAAGCGGTGGAACATCCACATGTCGCAACAGACCGGCTCGGTCGCACATGTCTACAACAACACCTTCGCCAACACCGATTCGCCGACCATGGTGACCGGCGGTGTCGGCGGCAAGGTCACGTTCACCAACAACCTGTTCGTCTCCGGACAGTCCGCACCCGAGTTCAGGCAACAGTCGACCATCATCTACAACAACAACGGGTACTCGTCCAACCTGACGACTCGGCCCTCGTCCGACGTGAACGCCGTGGTCGGCGCTCCGCAGTTCGTGAACGCCGCCGTCACGGGGCCCTACGGCGACGAGAACGGCACGAGGCTCGGCACTGCGGCGAACTTCGCGCTCCAGTCAGGATCGGTCTTCGCCGACGCCGGTGCCACGATCACCGGCAACGGCGGCCTCGACTACTCCGGGGCAACCGTGCCGATCGGGAACGGTCCGGAGATCGGTGCCCTCGAACGGGGCGCGCCCAGTATCGCGTTCACGGACACCTTCGACGGCCTGGCGACCGGCGCGCTCGCCAACGGGACCAACGGATGGCGGGTCATCTCGACCAACAACGACGTCTCCGTGGTGGGGACGCCGTCCACCACCGACAAGAGCGTCCGGCTGACCCGCACCGTCGAAGGCGGCGGCACCGACGGAACCAACCTCGCCCGGCTCTTCAGCACCCCGCTGCAGGGCGTGGTGACCATCGACGCGCAGGTGATGCGCAATGACGCGCAGGCCGGCTGGTTCGGGCTGCCATACCTGTACAACGCCAGCGGTGCCCCGGTTGTCAGCGTCGCGTTCGCGCGCGGCGAGATCCACGCGTACGAGGGAACCACAGACCGTGTGATCGGTACGTACACCACTGGCAAGTGGTACTCGGTCAAGCTCACCGTGGACACCGTGAACCAGCACTTCGACCTGGACATCGACGGCCGGCGCGTGCTGAACGACGCGGCGTTCCGCACATCGATGCCGGGGATCGCGAAGGTCGCGTGGTACTCGAACGGGGGCGAGCGCGGGGCCGTGCATGTGGACGACGTCTGCATCTCCCGCGGTACCGGATTCGACCAGTGA
- a CDS encoding SGNH/GDSL hydrolase family protein, with protein MGKSIYAFGDSIVYGHVYPHSFVDLVSEREGMTLTKFARNGATIGADPHASGGQILAQVEQATDIAPDFVIFDGGVNDAQSIFRDHAYTIATYAAELEKTLHTMRRKWPTAPIVYVAAHKLGSRDWGTQVALREVTLETCRKWGIAIADIFGDTTFDTRDDAQRAKYTFDDLVDGFPGAEGSGTHPNMAGITTFYLPVVSDRLQQISSR; from the coding sequence GTGGGCAAGAGTATCTACGCCTTCGGGGACAGCATTGTGTACGGACATGTATATCCGCACAGTTTTGTGGACCTCGTTTCCGAGCGCGAGGGGATGACCCTCACCAAGTTCGCCCGGAATGGTGCGACCATCGGCGCCGACCCACATGCTTCCGGCGGGCAGATACTTGCGCAGGTCGAGCAGGCGACCGACATCGCGCCGGACTTCGTTATCTTTGACGGCGGCGTCAACGATGCCCAGTCCATCTTCAGGGACCACGCGTACACGATCGCGACCTACGCGGCTGAGCTGGAGAAGACGCTGCACACAATGAGGCGGAAATGGCCGACCGCCCCCATCGTGTACGTCGCCGCCCACAAACTCGGTTCGCGGGACTGGGGCACTCAGGTGGCGCTGCGTGAAGTGACCTTGGAGACCTGTCGCAAGTGGGGCATCGCCATCGCCGACATCTTCGGGGACACCACGTTCGACACGCGTGATGACGCTCAGCGTGCAAAATACACATTCGATGACCTGGTCGACGGTTTCCCTGGCGCGGAGGGATCGGGAACGCACCCCAACATGGCCGGTATCACCACATTCTATCTGCCGGTGGTAAGTGACAGGCTGCAGCAGATTTCATCACGTTGA